Proteins found in one Acetomicrobium sp. S15 = DSM 107314 genomic segment:
- a CDS encoding TRAP transporter large permease subunit gives MIFAAISGSGPAVVAALGTILVPAMVGRGYSASY, from the coding sequence ATGATCTTTGCTGCCATTTCAGGCTCTGGACCAGCGGTGGTCGCTGCTCTGGGCACAATTTTGGTCCCTGCAATGGTGGGAAGGGGATATTCTGCCAGTTATG